Proteins co-encoded in one Pelobates fuscus isolate aPelFus1 chromosome 5, aPelFus1.pri, whole genome shotgun sequence genomic window:
- the LOC134612148 gene encoding olfactory receptor 4E2-like — protein sequence MVNCNISSDLHGIPDKSGLIYSSKGNSTEVKEFVFVAFAFSPGLQHSVFFIFLMIYFLLLSGNILIMMTIRADPRLHNPMYFFLSKLSFIDLCYSSVTVPKMLVDFLSERKVISFNGCITQLYFFHFFACAECFIFTVMAYDRYVAICKPLNYSLIMSKKLCLWMVAATWAISFAHSNIQTTLTMGLPFCGPNEINSFFCDIPPLIRLACTDTTMIDAMIVGNSGIVSLGCFICVLLSYIGIVSSILKIKTTDGRRKAFSTCASHITVVTFFFGPCVFIYMRPSTSFQADQVVIVFYTVIAPMLNPVIYTLRNKEVKISIKKMWDGKSFIKYNS from the coding sequence ATGGTAAATTGTAATATATCATCTGATCTTCATGGGATCCCTGACAAATCAGGCCTCATTTACTCATCAAAGGGAAACTCAACAGAAGTAAAAGAATTTGTTTTTGTGGCATTTGCTTTCTCTCCAGGTCTTCAACATTCTGTATTCTTCATCTTCCTTATGATCTATTTTTTACTCTTGAGTGGGAACATTCTTATTATGATGACAATCAGAGCTGACCCTCGGCTCCATAATCCTATGTATTTTTTCCTAAGCAAGTTGTCCTTCATTGATCTTTGTTACTCATCAGTGACTGTGCCAAAGATGTTGGTAGACTTCTTGTCTGAAAGGAAAGTTATTTCCTTTAATGGTTGCATCACACAACTATACTTTTTCCACTTTTTTGCATGTGCAGAATGCTTTATTTTCACAGTTATGGCTTATGATAGATATGTGGCCATTTGCAAACCTCTGAACTATTCTTTAATTATGAGCAAGAAGCTGTGTTTGTGGATGGTAGCAGCAACCTGGGCCATTAGCTTTGCCCACTCCAATATACAAACAACTTTAACCATGGGATTACCCTTTTGTGGCCCCAATGAGATAAACAGTTTTTTCTGCGATATTCCACCACTTATCAGACTGGCCTGTACTGATACAACAATGATTGATGCAATGATAGTGGGCAACAGTGGTATCGTTTCATTGGGATGTTTTATCTGTGTCTTGCTTTCTTATATTGGCATTGTTTCATCAATCCTAAAAATAAAGACAACTGATGGCAGACGTAAAGCCTTTTCAACGTGTGCTTCTCATATCACTGTAGTGACATTTTTCTTCGGTCCTTGCGTCTTCATCTACATGAGGCCATCCACTTCTTTCCAAGCTGATCAAGTAGTGATAGTATTCTATACAGTCATAGCACCAATGCTTAACCCAGTCATTTACACCTTGAGGAACAAAGAGGTTAAGAtatcaattaaaaaaatgtgggATGGAAAATcgtttattaaatataattcatag